The Nostoc sp. 'Lobaria pulmonaria (5183) cyanobiont' DNA window TACTTTGGGTGTCATTGAAATCACCTCTGAGTAAATTACTGAATTGACGCTTTCGAGATATTACTTTTGCCAGTAGTTATTAGCAGCTGCGATCGTGGCAAACTCTGTGGCAACTGTCTGTCCAACTGCAATCAGCATCATGGCATCATTACCATATACATCTCGCAGTTGTTTCCGTTTTTCTTCATCCGGTTGAGTAAGTTTAATAATTAGACGGGCCAACCTGGACTTGATTGACTACAGGTGCTTCAGATTTGAGAGCAGCTGGAGTATGAACAACATGCACAGAACAAGGTGCATGGTGAAACACATAATTACTGACGCTGCCTAAAATCAACTCACTCAAGCCA harbors:
- a CDS encoding hexameric tyrosine-coordinated heme protein, which gives rise to MARLIIKLTQPDEEKRKQLRDVYGNDAMMLIAVGQTVATEFATIAAANNYWQK